In one Methanobrevibacter arboriphilus genomic region, the following are encoded:
- the purM gene encoding phosphoribosylformylglycinamidine cyclo-ligase, translating into MVTYSDSGVDIDLEEVTVAKLAEKLKPTLKYRDIITESGHFAALVKIGNRGIAMSTDGVGSKILVAKMMEKYDTIGIDCIAMVVNDILCVGAEPIALVDYLAVEEPNPEIAEKIAEGLAYGAKLSRIAIIGGETASLPEVVNDFDLAGTGIGFVDLDKIITGANISDGDILIGIRSSGIHSNGLSLARKTLLENNKFDINDPLPNDQNTTIGEELLRPTELYVKPIVDLLENNLNIKGLAHITGGGFNNLKRLNKNVGFDINSLPEPQEIFKLIYDQGVSLEEMYKVFNMGIGFVVIVSEEDADEALDNLKNNCEAYKIGKVTSDSNKVKITTFKSNEIEY; encoded by the coding sequence ATGGTTACCTATTCCGATTCTGGAGTTGACATAGATCTTGAAGAAGTTACAGTTGCCAAATTGGCAGAAAAATTAAAACCAACCTTAAAATATAGGGATATTATAACTGAAAGTGGGCATTTTGCAGCTTTAGTTAAAATTGGCAATCGTGGAATTGCAATGAGTACTGATGGTGTTGGTAGTAAAATATTAGTGGCTAAGATGATGGAAAAATATGATACTATTGGTATTGATTGTATTGCGATGGTTGTAAACGATATACTATGCGTAGGTGCAGAACCAATAGCTTTAGTTGATTATTTAGCTGTTGAAGAGCCTAATCCTGAAATCGCTGAAAAAATTGCTGAGGGCCTTGCTTATGGTGCAAAACTTTCAAGAATAGCTATAATTGGTGGAGAAACAGCTTCACTTCCAGAAGTAGTGAATGATTTTGATCTTGCTGGAACTGGAATTGGTTTTGTTGACCTTGATAAAATTATAACTGGTGCAAATATTTCTGATGGAGATATTCTTATTGGTATTAGAAGTAGTGGTATTCATAGTAATGGTTTGAGTTTAGCTAGAAAAACTCTTCTTGAAAATAATAAATTTGATATTAATGATCCCTTACCAAATGATCAAAATACTACTATTGGAGAAGAATTGTTACGTCCAACAGAATTATATGTTAAACCAATTGTTGATTTACTTGAAAATAATCTAAATATAAAAGGTTTAGCTCATATAACTGGTGGTGGATTTAATAATCTTAAAAGACTAAATAAAAATGTTGGTTTTGACATAAATAGCCTTCCTGAACCTCAAGAAATTTTTAAATTAATATATGATCAGGGAGTATCTTTAGAAGAAATGTATAAAGTATTCAATATGGGTATTGGTTTTGTTGTAATTGTTTCTGAGGAAGATGCAGATGAAGCATTAGATAATTTAAAAAACAATTGTGAAGCATATAAAATAGGTAAAGTAACATCAGATTCCAATAAAGTCAAAATTACAACTTTTAAATCTAATGAAATTGAATATTAA
- the comC gene encoding L-sulfolactate dehydrogenase: MILTAEKEKSLLIAILTKLGLNKEDAEIVADATLDADLKGFTSHGIGRFPQYIHGIENGNIKTDGDLKIERETDAMALVNGNGLFGQLVAYKSMMLAIEKAKKMGIAAVGTHNSNHFGVTGYYSDLAIRNDVIGIVTANTEPAIAPLGANKPMIGTNPIAIGIPSKDTYIAVDMATSASARGKLLESLRKGEEIPEGVALDSEGKPTTDPAEALKGSILPFGAHKGYALAFMIELMTGTLVNASVGTGVKGTANHTQKCTKGDLFIAIDPSKFVDLDEFKEKNEKFVTEVRETGNTFIPGDLEVKNIAENEKSGLAVDKKLYDNLKEICNGLDIDINEYISE, translated from the coding sequence ATGATATTAACAGCGGAAAAAGAAAAATCACTTTTAATAGCAATATTAACTAAATTAGGTTTGAATAAAGAAGATGCTGAAATTGTAGCCGATGCTACTTTGGATGCTGATTTAAAAGGATTTACTTCTCATGGAATTGGAAGATTCCCTCAATACATTCATGGTATTGAGAATGGTAATATTAAAACTGATGGAGATCTCAAAATTGAAAGAGAAACCGATGCTATGGCTCTTGTAAATGGTAATGGTCTTTTTGGACAATTAGTTGCTTATAAATCTATGATGTTGGCAATTGAAAAAGCTAAAAAAATGGGCATAGCAGCTGTAGGAACACATAATTCTAATCATTTTGGAGTTACTGGATATTATTCTGATTTAGCTATAAGAAATGATGTTATAGGTATTGTTACTGCTAATACTGAACCAGCTATTGCTCCTTTAGGAGCAAATAAACCTATGATTGGAACTAACCCCATTGCTATAGGAATTCCTTCTAAAGATACATACATTGCTGTTGATATGGCTACTTCTGCTTCAGCTAGAGGGAAATTATTAGAATCTCTAAGAAAAGGCGAAGAGATACCTGAAGGTGTTGCTTTAGATAGTGAAGGTAAGCCTACAACAGACCCTGCTGAAGCTTTGAAAGGATCTATATTGCCATTCGGTGCACATAAAGGGTATGCTTTAGCTTTTATGATTGAATTAATGACCGGAACTTTGGTTAATGCTTCTGTTGGAACTGGAGTTAAAGGAACAGCTAATCATACACAAAAATGTACTAAGGGTGACCTTTTCATAGCTATTGATCCTTCTAAATTTGTTGATCTTGATGAATTTAAAGAAAAAAATGAAAAGTTTGTTACTGAAGTTCGTGAAACTGGAAATACTTTTATTCCTGGTGATCTTGAAGTGAAAAATATTGCTGAGAATGAAAAATCGGGGTTAGCTGTGGATAAAAAACTATATGATAATTTAAAGGAAATTTGTAATGGTTTAGATATCGATATTAATGAATATATCTCTGAATAA
- the comD gene encoding sulfopyruvate decarboxylase subunit alpha has translation MDSSEAVYQGLKSAGINFIVSVPCVNLGKILEIIDEDEDIIHVPVTREEEGLGVCAGAYFGGKKTAILMQNSGLGNCVNALGSLYQLYSLPIVMIMSHRGTEGEPIVGQVPMGKATPKVLDAMELEHFNPKNPIDSKDIISKSWDLSVDEGSPISILLDINYW, from the coding sequence TTGGATAGTAGTGAAGCAGTTTATCAAGGATTGAAATCAGCTGGAATTAATTTTATTGTTAGTGTTCCTTGTGTAAATCTTGGAAAAATACTCGAAATAATTGATGAAGATGAAGATATCATTCATGTTCCAGTTACAAGAGAAGAGGAAGGGCTTGGAGTATGTGCTGGAGCTTATTTCGGAGGTAAAAAAACTGCTATTTTAATGCAGAACTCTGGTCTTGGCAACTGTGTAAATGCTTTAGGATCTCTTTACCAGCTATATTCTTTGCCAATTGTAATGATAATGAGTCATAGGGGAACTGAAGGAGAACCAATAGTGGGTCAAGTCCCAATGGGTAAAGCAACTCCAAAAGTATTAGATGCAATGGAATTAGAACATTTTAATCCTAAAAATCCCATCGATTCAAAAGATATTATATCTAAATCCTGGGATTTGTCTGTTGATGAAGGATCTCCTATTTCAATATTATTAGATATAAACTACTGGTGA
- the comE gene encoding sulfopyruvate decarboxylase subunit beta, producing the protein MKRFDAILDIMQYVDDEIIVCNIGFPSRELFEIKDRSKNFYMLGSMGLASSIGLGLAIANDNSITNANDFKKNKEKIIVFDGDGSVLMNMGSLVTIYNQNPKNLILVVFDNGCYGSTGNQCTYAQNIDLLEVAKSIGFKNCHDYNDIDFEDILLDECEGPVFIHYKILPGNADSPIIDFSPEEIKTRFMDSLNTSNH; encoded by the coding sequence ATGAAACGTTTTGATGCAATATTAGATATAATGCAATATGTTGATGATGAGATTATTGTATGTAATATTGGATTTCCTTCTAGAGAGCTTTTTGAAATTAAAGATAGATCCAAGAATTTTTACATGTTAGGATCAATGGGGCTTGCTTCTTCTATTGGTCTAGGATTGGCTATTGCTAATGATAATTCTATTACCAATGCAAATGATTTTAAAAAAAATAAAGAAAAAATAATTGTTTTTGATGGTGATGGCTCTGTTTTAATGAACATGGGATCATTAGTCACAATTTACAATCAAAATCCAAAAAATCTCATCCTCGTTGTTTTTGATAATGGATGTTATGGTTCTACTGGTAATCAATGTACTTATGCACAAAATATTGATCTTTTAGAAGTAGCTAAAAGTATTGGCTTTAAAAATTGTCATGATTATAATGATATTGATTTTGAGGATATTTTACTTGATGAATGTGAAGGCCCTGTTTTCATCCACTATAAGATTCTTCCAGGAAATGCTGATTCTCCAATTATAGATTTTAGTCCTGAAGAAATTAAAACTAGGTTTATGGATTCATTAAATACCAGCAACCATTAA
- a CDS encoding sugar porter family MFS transporter, with translation MTNYKHLYWIISIVMTGGIVCGLNIAGISGAVSQIQNIFNLDDNGIGIVVSSLTIGCIIGSMILGYSSEKYGRKKTLILTSVLFTISSIGSALSTSPLSLIFYRFIGGIAVGTISFLGPLYISEISPPKIRGKLVSLSQFAIVIGILLAYIFDYFLIDITNSWRYMLLVPFIFSIIYMVLSTIYLPESPRWLVINNKKSEAKNVFEKIEGKKLAKKYINNIEESLSIKNKISFKYFLKGNIRKIILIGLLLAIFQQVVGINAVITYAPMIFENIGIQSQNALLQSILIGFVNFSATIIALWLIDKKGRKILLIYGAIGMTITLLYLTYAFSFSQSNILILIAILMYVIFYASSFAPILGVINSEIFSNNFRGIGMSFAAAINWLSAFLVVQFSPYIINNLGGSVLFGIFAVFSLLALIFVKLYIPETKNKSLEEIEKELNS, from the coding sequence ATGACAAATTATAAACATTTATATTGGATAATCTCTATTGTAATGACTGGAGGAATAGTCTGTGGTTTAAATATCGCAGGAATTTCAGGAGCAGTTAGTCAAATTCAGAATATTTTTAATTTAGATGATAATGGAATAGGAATAGTAGTAAGTTCGCTTACTATTGGATGTATTATAGGATCCATGATATTGGGCTATTCATCAGAAAAATATGGCAGAAAAAAAACATTAATTTTAACTTCAGTACTGTTCACTATTTCTTCAATAGGTAGTGCATTATCTACTTCCCCCTTGTCATTAATATTTTATCGTTTTATTGGAGGAATAGCTGTTGGAACAATTTCATTTTTAGGACCTTTATATATTTCAGAGATATCCCCTCCAAAAATTAGAGGAAAACTCGTTTCTCTAAGCCAGTTTGCCATTGTTATTGGTATTCTTTTAGCTTATATTTTTGACTATTTTTTAATAGATATAACCAATTCTTGGAGATATATGTTATTAGTTCCATTTATTTTCAGCATCATATATATGGTACTTTCAACCATTTATCTTCCTGAAAGTCCACGATGGTTAGTAATTAATAACAAAAAATCAGAAGCAAAAAATGTTTTTGAAAAAATAGAAGGGAAGAAGTTAGCTAAAAAATATATAAATAACATAGAAGAATCTTTATCTATAAAAAATAAAATATCGTTTAAATATTTCTTAAAAGGGAATATTAGGAAGATAATATTAATAGGACTACTTTTAGCTATTTTTCAGCAAGTTGTAGGGATAAATGCTGTTATAACTTATGCTCCAATGATATTTGAAAATATAGGAATTCAATCCCAAAATGCATTATTACAATCAATTTTAATAGGTTTTGTGAATTTTTCAGCTACTATTATTGCACTTTGGTTAATTGATAAGAAAGGTCGTAAAATATTGCTTATTTACGGAGCAATAGGGATGACAATAACATTATTATATCTTACTTATGCTTTTAGTTTTAGTCAAAGCAATATTTTAATACTAATAGCTATTTTAATGTATGTTATATTCTATGCATCCTCGTTTGCACCTATTCTTGGAGTTATTAATTCAGAAATATTTTCAAATAACTTCCGAGGAATAGGTATGTCATTTGCAGCTGCAATAAATTGGTTATCTGCGTTTTTAGTAGTTCAATTTTCTCCATATATTATAAATAATTTAGGAGGGTCTGTGTTATTTGGAATTTTTGCAGTCTTTAGCTTATTAGCACTAATATTTGTTAAACTTTATATTCCTGAAACAAAAAATAAGTCTTTAGAAGAAATAGAAAAAGAATTAAATTCATAA
- the npdG gene encoding NADPH-dependent F420 reductase: MKIAILGGTGDQGLGIAIRFVQAGENVIIGSRKAEKAEKAVEEIKELLKEKNLDNIEGLSNEDAAKKGDILILTVPITAQKPTLESVKEFVNGKIFVDATVPLQSNLGGTPMTYFIPWEGSAAEETEAILKGNGAKIVSAFNNISSSSLMNFNEKVDCDCLISGDDADSKKIVSELIEKIPGIECIDAGPLEQARTVERITSLLIGLNIRYKTHYGGLRITGLKQK, encoded by the coding sequence ATGAAAATTGCAATTCTTGGTGGTACTGGTGATCAAGGTTTAGGCATTGCCATTCGTTTTGTTCAAGCGGGTGAAAATGTGATTATTGGTTCCCGTAAAGCTGAAAAAGCTGAAAAAGCTGTAGAAGAAATTAAAGAATTACTTAAAGAAAAAAATTTAGATAATATTGAAGGATTATCTAATGAAGATGCTGCAAAAAAAGGTGATATATTAATATTGACTGTACCAATAACCGCTCAAAAACCAACATTAGAATCTGTAAAGGAATTTGTAAATGGAAAAATATTTGTTGATGCTACTGTTCCTTTACAGTCTAATCTTGGTGGTACACCTATGACTTATTTTATTCCTTGGGAAGGATCTGCTGCTGAGGAAACAGAAGCTATTTTAAAAGGAAATGGAGCAAAAATAGTATCAGCATTTAATAATATAAGTTCTTCTAGTTTAATGAATTTTAATGAAAAAGTTGATTGTGATTGTCTTATATCTGGTGATGATGCTGATTCTAAAAAAATCGTGAGTGAATTAATTGAAAAAATCCCTGGAATTGAATGTATTGATGCAGGACCTTTAGAGCAAGCAAGAACAGTTGAAAGAATAACATCTCTTTTGATCGGGTTAAATATAAGATATAAAACACATTATGGTGGATTAAGAATAACTGGATTAAAACAAAAATAA
- a CDS encoding NAD(P)-dependent alcohol dehydrogenase: MKVKGLAMKKIGEVGWVEKDKPEIGRRDALIRPIAVAPCSSDVHTVFDGTLGDLHDAILGHEAVGIVEEVGDEVRDFKPGDRVIVPAIVPDWDCEAIQNGNPQHAVYETGYCQKIDDALGAYKFTAVVDGVFANLFKVTQADMNLAILPDEVSVENGVMISDMVTTGFHGVENADIKFGDTVVVLGIGPVGLMAVAGAKLNGAGRIFAVGSRPNLVKLAKEYGATDIIDYHDGDTVEQVMEKTDCKGADAVIIAGGNESIMMDAINMTKAGGNISNVNYFSKQDTIPIPLLGWGMGMSHKTIKGGLCPGGRNRMERLIDMVKYGRLDPSKMISHKFNGFDSIEDSLILMKDKPRELIKPIVYLE, translated from the coding sequence ATGAAAGTAAAAGGATTAGCTATGAAAAAAATTGGTGAAGTAGGATGGGTTGAAAAAGATAAACCTGAAATAGGTAGAAGAGATGCCCTTATAAGACCTATAGCTGTAGCACCATGTTCATCAGATGTACACACAGTATTTGATGGTACTCTTGGAGATTTACATGATGCTATACTTGGACACGAAGCTGTTGGAATAGTTGAAGAAGTTGGAGATGAAGTTAGAGACTTTAAACCTGGAGATAGAGTAATTGTACCTGCAATTGTTCCAGATTGGGATTGTGAAGCAATTCAAAACGGAAACCCACAACATGCTGTTTATGAAACAGGATATTGTCAAAAAATAGACGACGCTCTAGGAGCATATAAATTCACCGCTGTTGTTGATGGTGTTTTTGCTAACTTATTTAAAGTTACACAAGCCGATATGAATTTAGCTATTTTGCCTGATGAAGTTTCTGTAGAAAATGGTGTTATGATATCTGACATGGTTACAACAGGATTTCATGGGGTAGAAAACGCAGATATTAAATTTGGAGACACAGTAGTAGTTCTTGGAATTGGCCCAGTAGGTCTAATGGCTGTAGCAGGAGCTAAATTAAATGGGGCTGGAAGAATATTTGCCGTTGGAAGTAGACCGAACCTTGTAAAACTAGCTAAAGAATATGGTGCTACAGATATAATCGATTATCACGATGGAGATACTGTAGAACAAGTAATGGAAAAAACTGATTGTAAAGGTGCTGATGCTGTTATTATTGCTGGAGGTAATGAAAGTATAATGATGGATGCTATTAATATGACTAAAGCTGGTGGAAACATAAGTAATGTTAATTATTTCAGTAAACAAGATACCATACCAATACCATTATTAGGTTGGGGAATGGGAATGAGTCATAAAACAATTAAAGGGGGATTATGTCCTGGAGGTAGAAATAGGATGGAAAGATTAATTGATATGGTTAAATATGGTAGACTTGATCCATCTAAAATGATTTCACACAAATTTAATGGTTTTGATTCAATTGAAGATTCACTCATTCTAATGAAAGACAAACCAAGAGAATTAATAAAGCCAATTGTATATTTAGAATAA
- a CDS encoding TetR/AcrR family transcriptional regulator, which produces MSKRDEIIESAFLLFLDYGIENVPVTKIMEKANISNGGFFHYFKTKNDLIIEVMETYIYYYFNIPSEKIINSKVPTIDKIKLYYSKSIRYDLNKKEFNNITYSGKKIDYKKLAGLFLSSFRKYKFLKDNYNNTKSNIINIVKNFIDDDIKSGKIKKNIDSNEMSTIIFALYIGDLVSWVASDDLNLFDSFSNHLDQIWEKLLID; this is translated from the coding sequence ATGAGTAAAAGAGATGAAATTATTGAATCAGCATTTTTACTTTTTTTAGATTATGGAATTGAGAATGTTCCTGTTACTAAAATAATGGAAAAAGCAAATATCAGCAATGGGGGCTTTTTTCACTATTTTAAGACTAAAAATGACTTGATTATTGAAGTAATGGAAACATATATCTATTATTATTTTAATATACCTTCTGAAAAAATCATAAACTCAAAAGTTCCAACTATAGATAAAATAAAATTATATTATTCTAAATCTATTCGATATGATTTAAACAAAAAAGAATTCAATAATATCACATATAGTGGTAAAAAAATTGATTATAAAAAGTTAGCAGGACTTTTTTTAAGTAGTTTTAGAAAATATAAATTTTTAAAAGATAATTATAATAATACTAAATCAAACATTATTAATATAGTAAAAAATTTTATCGATGATGATATAAAATCAGGAAAAATTAAGAAAAATATTGATTCTAATGAAATGTCTACAATTATTTTTGCATTATATATAGGGGATCTTGTTTCATGGGTTGCATCTGATGATTTAAATTTATTTGATTCATTTTCTAATCATCTAGATCAAATATGGGAAAAATTATTAATTGATTAA
- a CDS encoding DNA-directed DNA polymerase, with protein sequence MEIKNIILLDIDYITHEEKAVIRLFGKEKDENGKTGEKKIIALDDTFEPYIYVIANDIEKCIEDIEDLDFKLKKIEKVHKKKFQIEGEFLKVTFTHPQDVPKIREIIRDLESVDDIREHDIPFYRRYLIDNNIFPMSEIEVSGETIPSFPSIKSKDSNLKIMKLKKSPKTVDSEFPSLRILSFDLEVRNPYGMPNSKKDEIIMIGISSNFEVEKVISTKGKELDFVETVSSEEEMIKKFVEVVKNNNVDIIVGYNSDNFDFPYLKDRAGIYNINLDFGMDGSGVKFLRRGYANAASFKGLIHVDLYLVMRRYISLDRYTLERVYFELFGEEKIEVPGDRIYQFWDNGGEELTNLFNYSLDDVLSTLKIAEETLPLSLELTRIVGQPFFDLTRMATGQQAEWYLVRKAYEDNELVPNKPTGGEFSSRRSESAVGGYVKEPEKGLHDNLVQFDFRSLYPSIIISKNVSPDVLLKKHLGDDYNIANYLYKEEEIDEDENKFNISPEYDNKFAKTPKGFIPSVIGNVISERLKIKRQMRETDDPTEKRILKVQQDALKRLANTMYGIYGFSRFRWYSMECAESITAWGRDYIKETMKKSEEYGFKAIYADTDGFYAKYDK encoded by the coding sequence ATGGAAATTAAAAATATAATATTATTGGATATTGATTATATAACTCATGAAGAAAAAGCTGTTATACGTCTTTTTGGAAAAGAAAAAGATGAAAATGGTAAAACAGGTGAAAAAAAGATAATAGCTTTAGATGATACTTTTGAACCTTATATATATGTAATAGCTAATGATATAGAAAAATGTATAGAAGATATTGAAGATTTAGATTTTAAACTTAAAAAGATTGAAAAGGTTCATAAAAAGAAATTTCAAATTGAAGGTGAATTTTTAAAAGTAACATTTACACATCCTCAGGATGTTCCAAAAATAAGAGAAATAATAAGAGATCTTGAATCTGTTGATGATATAAGAGAACATGACATTCCTTTTTATAGAAGATATCTTATTGATAATAATATTTTTCCAATGTCAGAAATAGAAGTTTCTGGAGAAACAATCCCTTCTTTTCCAAGTATTAAATCTAAAGATTCAAATTTAAAAATAATGAAATTAAAAAAATCTCCTAAAACAGTAGATAGTGAATTTCCAAGTTTAAGAATATTAAGTTTTGATTTAGAAGTTAGAAACCCTTATGGAATGCCAAATTCAAAAAAAGATGAAATAATAATGATTGGTATTTCAAGTAATTTTGAGGTTGAAAAAGTAATCTCTACAAAAGGAAAAGAGCTAGATTTTGTAGAAACTGTTTCCTCAGAAGAAGAAATGATAAAAAAATTTGTAGAAGTTGTTAAAAATAATAATGTAGACATTATTGTAGGATATAATTCTGATAATTTTGATTTTCCTTATCTTAAAGATAGAGCAGGAATTTACAACATAAACCTTGATTTTGGAATGGATGGTTCAGGAGTGAAATTCTTAAGAAGAGGTTATGCAAATGCTGCTTCTTTTAAAGGACTTATACATGTTGATTTGTACTTAGTTATGAGAAGATATATCAGTTTAGATAGATATACTCTAGAAAGAGTTTATTTCGAGCTATTCGGTGAAGAAAAGATTGAAGTGCCTGGAGATAGAATTTATCAGTTTTGGGATAATGGCGGAGAAGAATTAACAAACTTATTTAATTATTCATTAGATGATGTTTTATCTACTTTAAAGATAGCTGAAGAAACATTACCTCTTAGTTTAGAATTAACTCGAATTGTAGGGCAGCCATTTTTTGATTTAACTCGTATGGCAACGGGGCAGCAAGCTGAATGGTATTTAGTACGAAAAGCATATGAAGACAATGAACTTGTTCCAAATAAACCGACTGGAGGAGAATTTTCTTCAAGAAGATCAGAAAGTGCTGTAGGAGGTTATGTAAAAGAACCAGAAAAAGGATTACATGATAATTTAGTACAATTTGATTTTAGAAGTCTGTATCCCAGTATAATAATTTCAAAAAATGTTTCTCCAGATGTTCTTTTAAAAAAACATTTAGGTGATGATTATAATATAGCTAATTATCTTTATAAAGAAGAAGAAATAGATGAAGATGAAAATAAATTCAATATATCCCCTGAATATGATAATAAATTTGCAAAAACTCCAAAAGGATTTATTCCTTCTGTAATAGGTAATGTAATTAGTGAAAGATTAAAAATAAAAAGACAGATGAGAGAAACTGATGACCCTACTGAGAAAAGAATATTGAAAGTACAGCAAGATGCATTAAAACGACTTGCAAATACTATGTATGGAATTTATGGATTTTCAAGATTTAGATGGTATTCTATGGAATGTGCGGAATCTATCACTGCATGGGGCAGAGATTATATAAAGGAAACAATGAAAAAATCAGAAGAATACGGTTTTAAAGCAATTTATGCAGATACTGATGGATTTTATGCTAAATATGATAAATAA
- a CDS encoding AI-2E family transporter, translating into MKEKIFDTIGSSLFIILILLIVSLFTLMPILNMIILGIIIAYGIKPIKNKFQSKLKYPSISIILSIVIVVIPLILLFAYTISVTIDLSYTFINNNHNILSQISFNQTTSIINSYIPTEMQSSTESITTTITELINDILKLFFGYFIEFVKSLPFVMIQVFVLIFSTFYFARDGYKVKSYVKALIPKEKHQFFGNMIKEIKTVLKSIFYGHFLTGFIIGLIATIGFLILGYPYALFLGILTGVCQLIPLIGPWPVYTILFIYDMVSGNYVRGIIVLLFGFGLSLSDMYIRPTLSGKYVDIHPMILLLGFVSGPIVFGLIGFILGPLILGITYAVVKTYKNEKERLSLENKNVTI; encoded by the coding sequence GTGAAAGAAAAAATTTTTGATACAATTGGATCATCCCTATTTATAATATTGATTTTATTAATAGTGTCATTATTCACATTAATGCCAATATTAAATATGATAATACTTGGAATAATAATAGCTTATGGAATAAAGCCAATAAAAAATAAGTTTCAATCTAAACTTAAATACCCTTCAATATCCATTATATTAAGCATAGTAATTGTTGTTATTCCACTAATATTATTATTTGCATATACAATTTCAGTTACAATAGATTTATCTTATACATTTATTAATAATAACCACAACATTTTAAGTCAAATAAGTTTCAATCAAACAACAAGCATTATTAATAGTTATATACCTACTGAAATGCAGTCATCAACCGAATCAATCACTACTACAATAACAGAATTGATAAATGACATATTAAAATTATTCTTTGGATATTTCATAGAATTTGTAAAATCACTACCATTTGTTATGATTCAAGTATTTGTTTTAATATTCTCAACATTTTATTTTGCAAGAGATGGTTATAAAGTAAAGTCATATGTTAAAGCACTTATTCCAAAAGAAAAACATCAATTCTTTGGAAACATGATTAAAGAAATTAAAACTGTGTTAAAAAGTATATTCTATGGACATTTCCTAACAGGATTTATTATTGGACTTATTGCAACCATTGGATTCTTAATATTAGGATATCCTTATGCCCTATTTTTAGGTATTTTAACTGGTGTATGTCAATTAATACCACTCATTGGTCCTTGGCCAGTTTATACAATATTATTTATATATGATATGGTATCTGGAAATTATGTAAGGGGAATTATAGTATTATTATTTGGATTTGGTTTAAGTTTAAGTGATATGTATATAAGACCTACCCTTTCTGGAAAATATGTCGATATTCATCCAATGATACTTTTACTTGGATTTGTATCTGGACCAATTGTCTTCGGATTGATTGGATTTATATTAGGCCCTTTAATATTGGGAATTACTTATGCTGTTGTTAAAACATATAAAAATGAAAAAGAAAGATTAAGTTTAGAAAATAAAAATGTAACAATCTAA
- a CDS encoding dihydroorotate dehydrogenase electron transfer subunit — translation MNKIINNYEILEIKKIISETDTIKTFIFDWEMKEDRIPIPGQFVMVWNFLGKSDEKPMSISIIDRENNKIGITIKKIGEFTEKLHSLSVGDKLGIRGPYGNGFNLENIENKKILAIGGGVGMAPIACFTSYIGQKSNIDVICASITKDELLFSEKLEDGSANIFTCTDDGTCGFEGYATHRTIDLLKSNSYDIAIVCGPELMMKGIFDLLEDREIPAQYSMERYMKCAMGICGQCCVDNTGWRICVEGPVFSNKDLKKIEEFGKYHRNASGEKESY, via the coding sequence ATGAATAAAATTATAAACAATTATGAGATTTTAGAAATTAAAAAAATAATTTCTGAAACTGATACTATTAAAACATTTATATTTGATTGGGAAATGAAAGAAGATAGGATACCGATTCCAGGACAATTTGTCATGGTTTGGAATTTTTTAGGAAAAAGTGATGAAAAACCAATGTCTATTTCCATAATTGATAGAGAAAATAATAAAATAGGAATTACCATTAAAAAAATTGGAGAATTTACTGAAAAGTTACACAGTTTATCTGTTGGAGATAAATTAGGTATTAGAGGGCCATATGGAAATGGTTTTAATCTTGAAAATATAGAAAATAAAAAAATACTAGCTATTGGAGGGGGAGTTGGTATGGCCCCAATAGCTTGTTTTACAAGTTACATAGGACAAAAATCTAATATAGATGTTATTTGTGCTTCTATAACCAAAGATGAATTGTTATTTTCTGAAAAATTAGAAGATGGTAGTGCAAATATTTTCACATGTACTGATGATGGAACATGTGGATTTGAAGGATATGCAACTCATCGAACTATTGATTTACTTAAAAGTAACTCATATGATATAGCAATTGTTTGTGGACCTGAACTAATGATGAAAGGAATTTTTGATTTACTTGAAGATAGAGAAATACCTGCACAATATTCTATGGAAAGGTATATGAAATGTGCAATGGGAATATGTGGTCAGTGTTGTGTAGACAATACTGGTTGGAGAATCTGTGTAGAAGGACCTGTTTTTTCAAATAAAGATTTAAAAAAAATTGAAGAGTTTGGAAAATATCATAGAAATGCCTCAGGGGAAAAAGAATCATATTAA